A window from Centropristis striata isolate RG_2023a ecotype Rhode Island chromosome 4, C.striata_1.0, whole genome shotgun sequence encodes these proteins:
- the LOC131970081 gene encoding claudin-3-like, translating to MPSVGLEILGVTLAVLGWISAVASCALPNWKVSAFIGSNIITAQDTWEGIWMSCMVQSTGHMQCKMYDSLLALSPDLQAARALTVISIVLGIMGVLVAMMGSKCTNCVDEEAAKARVMISAGVAFILAGLTQLIPVSWCAHVIIVDFYSSLYLREISQSQTLKTLARVRMSIGLELIGISLCILGWIIAIVACALPMWRVTAFIGSNIVTAQIIWEGLWMTCVVQSTGQMQCKVYDSMLALSQDLQAARALTVISILLAILAVLIAIAGAKCTNCIDDEASKAKVMIISGVFFIVSGVMQLIPVSWSANTIIRDFYNPLLTDAQRRELGAALYIGWAAAALLILGGGLLCCSCPPRETRYNPSRMAYSAPRSAGGPGLERKDYV from the exons ATGCCTTCAGTGGGACTGGAGATCCTCGGAGTGACTCTGGCTGTGTTGGGATGGATCTCAGCCGTTGCGTCCTGCGCCTTGCCCAATTGGAAAGTGTCCGCTTTTATTGGGTCCAACATCATCACAGCGCAGGACACCTGGGAGGGGATCTGGATGTCCTGCATGGTGCAGAGCACAGGTCACATGCAGTGTAAAATGTACGACTCCCTGTTGGCTTTGAGCCCAGATCTCCAGGCTGCACGCGCCCTCACTGTCATCTCCATCGTTTTGGGTATCATGGGGGTCCTGGTGGCCATGATGGGctcaaaatgcaccaactgtgTGGACGAAGAGGCAGCAAAGGCTCGGGTGATGATATCCGCTGGGGTGGCCTTCATCCTGGCTGGTCTGACGCAGCTCATCCCCGTGTCGTGGTGCGCCCATGTTATCATCGTGGACTTCTACAGCTCG ctTTATCTGAGAGAAATTTCACAGTCTCAGACTTTGAAAACCCTGGC acgtgTCAGAATGTCTATCGGGCTGGAGTTGATAGGCATCTCCCTGTGCATTCTGGGATGGATTATTGCAATCGTGGCGTGCGCTCTCCCCATGTGGAGGGTGACGGCGTTCATCGGCAGCAACATCGTGACGGCTCAGATCATCTGGGAGGGCCTGTGGATGACCTGTGTGGTGCAGAGCACGGGCCAGATGCAGTGTAAGGTCTACGACTCCATGCTGGCTCTGTCCCAGGACCTGCAGGCCGCCCGTGCCCTCACCGTCATCTCCATCCTGTTGGCCATCCTCGCCGTGCTCATCGCCATCGCCGGCGCCAAGTGCACCAACTGCATCGACGACGAGGCGTCCAAGGCCAAGGTGATGATCATCTCCGGGGTTTTCTTCATCGTTTCCGGGGTGATGCAGCTCATTCCCGTCTCGTGGTCGGCCAACACTATAATCAGGGACTTCTACAACCCGTTATTAACAGACGCTCAGCGGAGGGAGCTGGGCGCCGCGCTCTACATCGGCTGGGCGGCTGCTGCTCTCTTGATTCTCGGTGGTGGACTGCTCTGCTGCTCCTGTCCGCCACGTGAGACCAGATACAACCCGTCACGGATGGCTTACTCTGCCCCGCGGTCCGCAGGTGGCCCCGGGTTAGAACGGAAAGACTACGTATGA